A genomic segment from Glycine soja cultivar W05 chromosome 20, ASM419377v2, whole genome shotgun sequence encodes:
- the LOC114402231 gene encoding beta-conglycinin beta subunit 1: MMRVRFPLLVLLGTVFLASVCVSLKVREDENNPFYLRSSNSFQTLFENQNGRIRLLQRFNKRSPQLENLRDYRIVQFQSKPNTILLPHHADADFLLFVLSGRAILTLVNNDDRDSYNLHPGDAQRIPAGTTYYLVNPHDHQNLKIIKLAIPVNKPGRYDDFFLSSTQAQQSYLQGFSHNILETSFHSEFEEINRVLFGEEEEQRQQEGVIVELSKEQIRQLSRRAKSSSRKTISSEDEPFNLRSRNPIYSNNFGKFFEITPEKNPQLRDLDIFLSSVDINEGALLLPHFNSKAIVILVINEGDANIELVGIKEQQQKQKQEEEPLEVQRYRAELSEDDVFVIPAAYPFVVNATSNLNFLAFGINAENNQRNFLAGEKDNVVRQIERQVQELAFPGSAQDVERLLKKQRESYFVDAQPQQKEEGSKGRKGPFPSILGALY, from the exons atgATGAGAGTGCGGTTTCCTTTGTTGGTGTTGCTGGGAACTGTTTTCCTGGCATCAGTTTGTGTCTCATTAAAGGTGAGAGAGGATGAGAATAACCCTTTCTACTTGAGAAGCTCTAACAGCTTCCAAACTCTCTTTGAGAACCAAAACGGTCGCATTCGTCTCCTCCAGAGATTCAACAAACGCTCCCCACAACTTGAGAACCTTCGAGACTACCGGATTGTCCAGTTTCAGTCAAAACCCAACACAATCCTTCTCCCCCACCATGCTGACGCCGATTTCCTCCTCTTTGTCCTTAGCG GGAGAGCCATACTTACCTTGGTGAACAACGACGACAGAGACTCCTACAACCTTCACCCTGGCGATGCCCAGAGAATCCCAGCTGGAACCACTTACTATTTGGTTAACCCTCACGACCACCAGAATCTCAAAATAATCAAACTTGCCATACCCGTCAACAAACCTGGCAGATATGAT GATTTCTTCTTATCTAGCACTCAAGCCCAACAGTCCTACTTGCAAGGCTTCAGCCATAATATTCTAGAGACCTCCTTCCAT agCGAATTCGAGGAGATAAACAGGGTTTTGTTTGGAGAGGAAGAGGAGCAGAGGCAGCAAGAGGGAGTGATCGTGGAACTCTCAAAGGAACAAATTCGGCAACTGAGCAGACGTGCCAAATCTAGTTCAAGGAAAACCATTTCCTCCGAAGATGAACCATTCAACTTGAGAAGCCGCAACCCCATCTATTCCAACAACTTTGGAAAGTTCTTTGAGATCACCCCTGAGAAAAACCCACAGCTTCGGGACTTGGATATCTTCCTCAGTTCTGTGGATATCAACGAA GGAGCCCTTCTTCTACCACACTTCAATTCAAAGGCCATAGTGATACTAGTGATTAATGAAGGAGATGCAAACATTGAACTTGTTGGCATTAAAGAACAACAACAGAAGCAGAAACAGGAAGAGGAACCTTTGGAAGTGCAAAGGTACAGAGCTGAATTGTCTGAAGACGATGTATTTGTAATTCCAGCAGCTTATCCATTTGTCGTCAACGCTACCTCAAACCTCAATTTCCTTGCTTTTGGTATCAATGCTGAGAACAACCAGAGGAACTTCCTTGCAG GCGAGAAAGACAATGTGGTAAGGCAGATAGAAAGACAAGTGCAGGAGCTTGCGTTCCCTGGGTCTGCACAAGATGTTGAGAGGCTATTAAAGAAGCAGAGGGAATCCTACTTTGTTGATGCTCAGCCTCAGCAGAAGGAGGAGGGGAGTAAGGGAAGAAAGGGTCCTTTTCCTTCAATCTTAGGTGCTCTCTACTGA
- the LOC114402323 gene encoding uncharacterized protein LOC114402323, with protein MANKYVALLLVCLVVAIGVEAITLEERRKDCYEYCYNACIYPAVFCKWFCGGRCKNPILWETADEYNGKIGTNSLDDDASKKKYPVPTEKDYKAYRSAPSSTEKDNNVPSPSNTKNEM; from the exons ATGGCAAACAAATACGTTGCATTGTTGTTGGTGTGCCTTGTTGTGGCTATAGGTGTTGAGGCAATAACCCTCGAGGAAAGACGAAAAGACTGCTACGAGTATTGCTACAATGCTTGCATATACCCCGCGGTATTCTGCAAATGGTTTTGTGGTGGCCGGTGCAAAAACCCAATACTTTGGG AGACAGCTGACGAATATAACGGAAAAATAGGCACAAATAGCTTAGATGATGACGCATCAAAAAAGAAGTATCCTGTACCAACAGAAAAAGACTACAAGGCCTATCGCTCGGCCCCATCATCAACAGAAAAAGACAACAATGTCCCATCCCCATCAAATACGAAGAATGAGATGTAA
- the LOC114403649 gene encoding FRIGIDA-like protein 4a, with translation MGSIPDPGELSELTQPSFDEFQRQTSLMTSCTLLWKELSDHFSSLEQDLNHKSEALKRKIHTLDNSTSDSLRLLDHRETSLDATLQIALRTLDTRRTAALSALLHDADDTSPDGEVDDTAGLVLKLKSFCLRMDAFGFFAFVSAKKKELDGLRAEMPVALAECVDPAKFVLEAISEVFPVDKRGEKAGHDLGWACVLVLESLIPVVVDPVIGKSRLLVTPTVKEHATEIAETWKSSLEDRGGVENLKTPDVHTFLQHVVTFGIVKNDDSDLYRKLVIASAWRKQMPKLALSLGLAQQMPDMIEELISKGQQLDAVHFTYEVGLVEKFPPVPLLKSFLKDAKKVAASILEDPNNAGRAAYLAARKEQSALRAVIKCIEEYKLEDEFPPENLKKRLDQLEKVKMVKTEKRKPVAVPANKRTRASNGNGGPMPPAKAGRLTNAYVSSFPAAPTFVRSPSHGQYPAALPPYPSPPHMYGSRSPPANPYAAYSPEPAPAIAGSYPAAPMNYPHAYGGYGNVLAPTYQQAYYR, from the exons ATGGGGTCCATCCCCGATCCAGGCGAGTTGAGCGAGTTGACTCAGCCGAGCTTCGACGAGTTCCAGCGCCAAACCTCTCTCATGACCAGCTGCACCCTCCTCTGGAAGGAGCTCTCCGACCACTTCTCCTCCCTCGAGCAAGACCTCAACCACAAATCCGAAGCCCTCAAGCGCAAGATTCACACCCTCGACAACTCCACCTCGGACTCCCTCCGCCTCCTCGACCACCGCGAAACCTCTCTCGACGCCACTCTCCAGATCGCCCTCCGCACGCTCGACACGCGCCGCACCGCTGCTCTCTCCGCCCTCCTCCACGACGCTGACGACACCTCCCCCGACGGCGAGGTCGATGACACCGCCGGCCTCGTCCTCAAGCTCAAGTCCTTCTGCCTCCGCATGGACGCGTTCGGCTTCTTCGCCTTCGTCAGCGCCAAGAAGAAGGAGCTGGACGGCCTACGCGCCGAGATGCCGGTGGCGCTGGCGGAGTGCGTCGATCCGGCGAAATTCGTGCTGGAGGCGATCTCGGAGGTGTTTCCGGTCGACAAGAGAGGGGAGAAGGCCGGCCACGACTTGGGCTGGGCCTGCGTCCTTGTCCTGGAGTCGTTAATTCCGGTCGTCGTCGACCCCGTCATCGGAAAATCGAGGTTGTTGGTTACCCCTACCGTGAAGGAGCATGCCACGGAGATCGCGGAGACTTGGAAGAGCAGCCTGGAGGATCGTGGCGGCGTGGAAAACCTGAAGACACCTGACGTCCACACTTTCTTGCAGCACGTTGTTACCTTCGGGATTGTCAAGAACGATGACTCCGATTTGTACCGGAAGCTTGTTATTGCTTCCGCTTGGAGGAAACAGATGCCGAAGCTCGCGCTTTCGCTTGGTCTCGCTCAGCAAATGCCTG ATATGATTGAAGAGTTGATCAGCAAAGGGCAGCAGCTTGATGCGgttcactttacctatgaagTGGGTCTGGTGGAAAAGTTCCCTCCTGTTCCCTTGTTGAAGTCTTTTCTCAAGGATGCTAAGAAAGTTGCGGCTTCTATTTTGGAAGATCCTAATAATGCAGGCCGAGCTGCG TACCTAGCTGCAAGGAAAGAGCAGTCTGCACTCAGGGCTGTGATTAAATGCATTGAAGAATACAAACTTGAGGATGAGTTCCCTCCAGAAAATCTGAAGAAGCGACTTGACCAGTTAGAGAAGGTGAAGATGGTGAAGACCGAGAAAAGGAAACCAGTGGCAGTTCCTGCCAATAAGAGAACTAGAGCAAGCAACGGCAATGGAGGTCCAATGCCACCAGCCAAAGCTGGGCGTTTGACTAATGCGTATGTATCATCTTTCCCTGCTGCTCCTACATTTGTCAGGTCTCCATCACACGGGCAATACCCAGCTGCTCTTCCACCATACCCTTCCCCACCCCACATGTACGGCAGCAGAAGTCCCCCAGCAAATCCTTATGCTGCTTATTCACCCGAGCCGGCACCAGCTATTGCAGGGTCTTACCCGGCAGCTCCCATGAACTATCCTCATGCATATGGCGGCTATGGAAATGTTTTGGCTCCCACTTATCAGCAGGCTTACTACCGATAG
- the LOC114401515 gene encoding uncharacterized protein LOC114401515, with the protein MAHLTSTTCLIFGLVIFTSVISKGNSCELSVIGGGCPDLKECTETCRPCYRGIGEVHAYCVPASGGIPYDQCVCRMMNGAPCNPAGPPICPRPWPPTATIATNHSQTHNATP; encoded by the exons ATGGCCCACCTAACATCAACTACTTGTCTGATTTTTGGCCTTGTTATATTCACTTCAG TGATATCGAAGGGGAACAGCTGTGAGCTATCCGTAATTGGAGGTGGTTGCCCTGATTTAAAAGAATGCACAGAAACGTGTCGTCCTTGTTATCGTGGCATAGGCGAAGTCCACGCGTACTGTGTACCTGCAAGTGGAGGAATTCCATATGATCAATGTGTTTGTAGAATGATGAATGGAGCACCCTGTAACCCTGCTGGACCACCGATTTGCCCCCGACCATGGCCACCTACTGCTACCATTGCCACCAATCACTCTCAAACTCACAATGCAACTCCTTAA